A genomic region of Nostoc sp. UHCC 0702 contains the following coding sequences:
- a CDS encoding peroxiredoxin, with protein sequence MPLAVGTDAPAFTVKDTHGNTVSLSDFAGKTVVLYFYPKDDTPGCTKQACSFRDAQEEYQGKDIVILGVSADDEASHQAFTQKYNLNFPLLADTNKTLISTYDVDGGGYAKRVTYVIDPNGKIIHVDASVNTASHAGDVLKQLGL encoded by the coding sequence ATGCCTCTAGCAGTTGGTACGGATGCACCTGCATTTACCGTCAAAGATACTCACGGCAACACCGTCTCGTTATCTGATTTTGCTGGGAAGACAGTTGTTCTGTATTTTTATCCCAAAGATGACACTCCAGGCTGTACCAAACAAGCTTGTAGCTTCCGGGATGCCCAAGAAGAATATCAAGGTAAAGATATCGTAATCTTGGGAGTCAGTGCCGATGATGAAGCTTCCCATCAGGCATTCACTCAAAAATATAATTTGAATTTCCCTTTGTTAGCTGACACCAATAAAACCCTAATCAGCACTTACGATGTTGATGGTGGTGGTTATGCCAAGCGTGTCACTTATGTAATTGACCCCAATGGCAAAATTATTCATGTTGACGCTAGTGTCAACACGGCTAGCCACGCTGGGGATGTTTTAAAGCAACTTGGTTTGTAA
- a CDS encoding vitamin K epoxide reductase family protein, with protein sequence MIRRRSTPWIHKWSRPLIAAIAGLGALTTGYLTIEKLTGGSAACVAQAGVKGCNDVLSSPWATVLGQPLALFGLLAYTSMAIFALAPLVLKAGDNNSRKQLENTTWWLLLVGAIAMSVFSGYLMYLLAFQIKALCPYCIGSALFSLSLLVLTIIGRDWEDLGQIFFTVIIVGMVTLIGTLGVYSGVNSLSGATPGQPQKIAFNSNEEPKPGVGWEITTTSGEAEIALARHLKKIGAKEYIAWWCPHCHEQKLLFGKEAYSEIEHIDCVSADNPRLQKDICKAAVVESYPTWIINGKRYSGVQSLAELAKISGYTGSTNFKYFQ encoded by the coding sequence ATGATTCGCCGCCGTTCTACTCCTTGGATTCATAAATGGTCGCGTCCATTGATTGCCGCGATCGCCGGACTTGGTGCCCTGACGACAGGTTATCTCACCATCGAAAAGCTAACAGGAGGCAGTGCAGCTTGTGTGGCACAGGCTGGTGTCAAAGGCTGTAATGATGTGCTTTCGAGTCCTTGGGCAACAGTTTTAGGCCAGCCATTAGCTTTATTTGGTTTATTGGCATACACCAGTATGGCAATATTTGCTTTAGCTCCCTTGGTATTGAAAGCAGGAGATAACAATAGTCGCAAACAACTGGAAAACACGACATGGTGGTTGTTGCTAGTGGGAGCGATCGCCATGTCTGTTTTCAGTGGCTATCTAATGTATTTGCTGGCATTCCAAATTAAAGCTTTGTGTCCTTACTGTATTGGTTCAGCTTTATTTTCCCTGAGTCTTTTAGTACTAACGATTATTGGTCGTGATTGGGAAGATCTTGGACAAATCTTTTTTACTGTCATTATTGTAGGGATGGTAACGCTGATTGGCACTTTAGGTGTATACTCCGGCGTTAATTCACTATCTGGAGCAACCCCTGGACAGCCACAGAAAATTGCTTTTAATTCCAACGAAGAACCTAAACCAGGAGTTGGTTGGGAAATTACCACTACTTCTGGTGAAGCAGAAATAGCTCTAGCACGACACTTGAAAAAAATAGGTGCCAAAGAATATATTGCTTGGTGGTGTCCTCACTGTCACGAACAAAAGTTACTTTTTGGTAAAGAAGCTTACAGTGAAATCGAGCATATAGATTGCGTTTCTGCTGACAACCCACGCCTTCAAAAAGATATTTGTAAAGCAGCAGTAGTTGAAAGTTATCCTACTTGGATCATTAATGGGAAACGCTATAGTGGGGTGCAAAGCCTAGCAGAATTGGCAAAAATTTCTGGTTACACGGGTTCAACTAACTTTAAGTATTTTCAATAA
- a CDS encoding ABC transporter ATP-binding protein — protein sequence MAPAVLIENLQKRYGTVVAVLDVSFQVEPGEIFGLLGPNGAGKTTTLRALCTLTTPDAGRIEVSGISVLDNPKLARQRLGYVAQEVAIDKVLTGRELLQLQAALYHIPGALAKQRIDTVLDLLGLQEYANKKTGTYSGGLRKRLDLAAGLLHAPDVLVLDEPTVGLDIESRFVVWNFLRQLRACGTTVLITSHYLEEIDALADRVAIIDRGVVIASGTPSQLKDQVGGDRITLRIQEFSPIEEAEKAKNLLQALPFVQEVIINSAQGNSLNLVVTPQNDALVTIQQALNAASLPIFGIAQSRPSLDDVYLAATGRTLLDAEIAAVANRDPKAEKKQNMR from the coding sequence ATGGCTCCCGCCGTTTTAATTGAAAATCTGCAAAAGCGCTACGGCACGGTGGTCGCCGTCCTAGATGTATCGTTTCAGGTAGAACCCGGAGAAATCTTTGGTTTACTTGGCCCTAACGGTGCAGGCAAAACTACCACTCTGCGTGCGTTGTGTACCCTGACTACACCGGATGCTGGCAGAATCGAAGTATCTGGTATTTCCGTGTTAGATAATCCTAAACTGGCAAGACAACGCCTAGGCTATGTCGCTCAGGAAGTCGCCATAGATAAGGTACTAACTGGACGAGAATTGCTGCAATTGCAAGCTGCACTCTATCATATCCCTGGCGCATTAGCTAAACAGCGAATTGACACAGTATTAGATTTACTCGGTTTACAAGAATACGCCAATAAAAAAACCGGAACCTACTCTGGCGGTTTACGCAAGCGCCTTGACTTGGCGGCTGGATTACTCCATGCACCGGATGTTTTGGTGTTGGATGAACCAACTGTAGGACTTGACATAGAAAGTCGTTTTGTGGTATGGAATTTCCTGCGTCAGTTACGGGCTTGTGGAACAACGGTACTGATTACCAGCCATTATTTAGAAGAAATTGACGCTTTAGCCGATCGCGTGGCCATTATCGATCGCGGTGTTGTGATCGCATCTGGAACACCTTCCCAGTTAAAAGATCAAGTAGGGGGCGATCGCATCACATTACGAATTCAGGAGTTTTCCCCCATTGAAGAAGCCGAAAAAGCCAAAAACCTCCTACAAGCACTGCCATTTGTGCAAGAAGTGATCATCAACAGCGCTCAAGGTAATTCCCTCAACTTGGTAGTGACACCCCAAAATGATGCCTTGGTTACCATCCAGCAAGCGCTGAATGCCGCTAGCTTGCCCATCTTTGGCATTGCCCAATCTCGTCCTAGTCTAGATGACGTATACCTCGCCGCCACAGGACGCACCTTATTGGATGCAGAAATCGCAGCAGTTGCCAATCGTGATCCCAAAGCGGAAAAGAAGCAAAATATGAGATGA
- a CDS encoding CHASE2 domain-containing protein, giving the protein MSQQLGKPLVKLRLGLKQPLGRGYRELITAFSVAVCILLIRSVGLLQSLELAVLDQFFRLRPNEQPDNRITIIAIDEASLRQVGSWPIPDGDIARLLQKLNVHKPRAIGLDIYRDLIVPSNNLTAKPGNKELLNAYKAMPNLIGIQLLANNKNKNGQNKNSGVLPPLGLNQNQVGFNNVVYDPDGKIRRSLLYWHIDQKEHQSFALKLALLYLKSEGITPQKASDNPHDLQLGKAVFTRFRANDGAYIGADDGGYQILSNFPKPGCQSSGSVKYCGYRQVTMSDVLNNKVPANWIRDRIVLIGSTAPSLQDFVFIPQSSSLMGTAKPVAGIELQAYFISELILAAIDNRPLLKAWSEPCEYLWIFSWSYMGALITWRIQRPKHSILGILLSCLVLIPGAYLAFLYGWWIPIIPSLLTFGISVIWMILHIAHIQEELKRSKEFLHQVIDTIADPIFVKNQKHQWIVLNKAYCRFIGYPDNLLIEKSDYDVFPKHEADIFRKQDELVFLTQQPHENEEQFTDANGKIHLIATKRSLHKDAAGNVFLVGVIRDITERKQQEEKLRRTAAELSRSNNELKRQEDHLRFLAYHDPLTGLSNRKFFAEQLYQSLDWAENNNMFLGLLFIDLDGFKRINDTLGHEIGDRVLVTIAQRLSNSLRGSDTVSRLGGDEFTVILRAIPNAQVAAKVAEKILGCITESIVLDEYTIRISASIGISIYPLNGQNIETLIKQADTAMYRAKHLGKNRYEFA; this is encoded by the coding sequence ATGAGTCAGCAGCTAGGCAAGCCTCTTGTGAAGTTAAGGTTGGGACTGAAACAACCGCTTGGTAGAGGATATAGAGAATTGATTACTGCCTTTAGTGTTGCAGTCTGCATCTTGCTTATACGCTCTGTAGGATTATTGCAATCCTTAGAGTTAGCAGTATTAGATCAATTTTTTCGCTTACGTCCAAACGAACAGCCAGATAATCGCATTACGATCATAGCGATTGATGAGGCTTCTTTACGCCAAGTCGGTTCTTGGCCGATTCCAGATGGCGATATTGCTAGGCTATTACAAAAATTAAACGTTCACAAACCTCGGGCTATTGGTTTAGATATCTACCGAGATTTAATAGTGCCTAGTAATAACTTGACAGCCAAGCCTGGTAATAAAGAACTGCTAAATGCTTATAAAGCAATGCCTAATTTGATTGGTATTCAACTGTTAGCAAATAACAAAAATAAAAATGGGCAAAACAAAAACAGTGGTGTTTTACCTCCACTAGGGCTAAATCAAAATCAGGTAGGTTTTAATAATGTAGTATATGACCCTGATGGCAAAATACGTCGTAGCTTATTGTATTGGCATATTGATCAAAAAGAACACCAAAGTTTTGCCTTGAAGCTAGCTTTGTTGTATTTAAAATCAGAGGGGATTACACCCCAAAAAGCATCCGATAATCCTCATGATTTGCAGTTGGGTAAAGCGGTATTTACTCGCTTTCGAGCAAATGATGGTGCTTATATCGGAGCTGATGACGGAGGCTACCAAATTTTGTCAAACTTTCCTAAACCAGGTTGTCAGAGTAGTGGTTCTGTAAAATATTGTGGTTATCGACAGGTAACCATGAGCGATGTGCTAAATAACAAAGTACCAGCAAATTGGATACGCGATCGCATTGTACTTATTGGTTCCACCGCTCCCAGTCTCCAGGATTTTGTGTTTATCCCCCAATCCAGTAGTTTGATGGGTACAGCAAAGCCTGTTGCTGGTATTGAACTGCAAGCTTATTTCATCAGTGAATTAATTTTAGCAGCCATCGACAATCGACCTTTATTAAAGGCATGGTCGGAACCATGCGAATACTTGTGGATTTTTAGCTGGTCTTACATGGGGGCTTTAATAACATGGCGAATACAACGCCCAAAACATAGCATCCTTGGTATTTTGCTTTCTTGCTTGGTGTTAATACCGGGTGCCTATCTGGCTTTTTTGTATGGTTGGTGGATACCAATAATTCCTTCACTGCTAACCTTTGGCATATCTGTTATTTGGATGATTTTGCATATTGCTCATATCCAAGAAGAGTTGAAACGTTCCAAAGAGTTTTTACACCAAGTAATTGATACAATTGCAGACCCAATTTTTGTAAAAAATCAAAAACATCAATGGATTGTTTTAAATAAAGCCTATTGTCGATTTATTGGTTATCCTGATAATTTGTTAATTGAAAAATCAGACTATGACGTTTTTCCTAAACATGAAGCTGATATCTTTAGAAAACAAGATGAGCTTGTTTTTCTGACTCAGCAACCTCATGAAAACGAAGAACAATTTACTGATGCTAATGGTAAAATTCATTTAATTGCCACTAAGCGATCGCTCCACAAAGACGCTGCTGGTAATGTGTTTTTAGTTGGAGTAATTCGAGATATTACTGAGCGCAAACAGCAGGAAGAAAAACTCAGACGTACTGCTGCCGAATTATCCCGCTCTAACAATGAATTGAAACGTCAAGAAGACCATTTACGTTTTCTGGCTTATCACGACCCCCTCACAGGTTTATCTAATCGGAAATTTTTTGCAGAACAACTTTACCAATCCTTAGATTGGGCGGAAAACAATAATATGTTCCTTGGACTGCTGTTTATTGACCTGGATGGCTTTAAGCGAATTAATGATACCCTCGGACATGAGATAGGCGATCGCGTACTAGTAACCATCGCTCAGCGACTCAGCAACTCTTTACGTGGTAGTGATACTGTTTCTCGCTTGGGTGGCGATGAATTTACTGTAATTTTACGAGCAATTCCTAACGCCCAAGTGGCTGCTAAAGTAGCTGAAAAAATTTTAGGATGCATCACCGAGTCAATTGTTTTGGATGAATATACCATTAGAATTTCTGCAAGTATTGGTATCAGTATTTATCCGCTTAACGGTCAAAACATTGAGACATTGATTAAACAAGCTGATACCGCTATGTACCGTGCTAAGCACCTCGGTAAAAACCGTTATGAGTTTGCTTAG
- a CDS encoding ribbon-helix-helix protein, CopG family: MIMTNKKWAVKRITVNLAAQEAEKLEKYCQQTGRPATDVIRELIRGLLASDDHK, from the coding sequence ATAATAATGACTAATAAAAAATGGGCCGTAAAACGTATCACTGTCAATTTAGCAGCACAGGAAGCAGAGAAACTAGAAAAATATTGTCAGCAAACGGGGAGACCTGCAACTGATGTGATTCGTGAATTGATTAGAGGGTTACTTGCATCAGATGATCATAAGTAG
- the zds gene encoding 9,9'-di-cis-zeta-carotene desaturase — translation MRVAIVGAGLAGLATAVDLADAGCEVQIFESRPFVGGKVGSWIDGDGNHIEMGLHVFFGCYYELFDLMTKVGALSNLRLKQHTHTFINKGGRTGALDFRFFTGAPFNGLKAFFTTSQLSNLDKLQNAIALGTSPIVRGLVDFNGAMKTIRNLDKISFADWFRSHGGSEGSIKRMWNPIAYALGFIDCENISARCMLTIFQFFAVRTEASILRMLEGSPDEYLHKPILQYLEARGVKIYTRRQVREIQFTSNEQTRVTGIVVAQGDTAEIITADAYVCACDVPGIQRVLPQEWRKWSEFDNIYHLEAVPVATVQLRFDGWVTELQDQEKRKQLNHAVGIDNLLYTADADFSCFADLALTSPSDYYRSGQGSLLQLVLTPGDPFIKQSNEAIAQHVLKQVHELFPSSRELNMTWYSVVKLAQSLYREAPGMDVYRPNQKTPVPNFFLAGSYTQQDYIDSMEGATISGRRAAKAILETVKQ, via the coding sequence ATGCGTGTTGCAATTGTGGGTGCGGGACTGGCTGGGTTAGCAACCGCTGTAGATTTAGCTGATGCTGGTTGTGAAGTCCAGATTTTTGAGTCCCGTCCATTTGTTGGTGGTAAAGTCGGCAGTTGGATTGATGGAGATGGCAATCACATTGAAATGGGGTTGCACGTATTTTTTGGGTGCTATTATGAATTGTTTGACTTAATGACTAAAGTGGGAGCGTTATCAAATTTACGCTTAAAACAACATACCCACACTTTTATCAACAAGGGGGGACGTACTGGTGCTTTAGATTTTCGCTTCTTCACAGGCGCACCTTTTAATGGGTTAAAAGCATTTTTTACTACTTCTCAACTCTCCAACCTGGATAAATTGCAAAATGCGATCGCCTTGGGTACTAGCCCCATAGTCCGCGGCTTGGTAGACTTTAACGGGGCGATGAAAACCATCCGCAACTTAGATAAAATCAGCTTTGCCGATTGGTTTCGCAGTCATGGTGGTAGTGAAGGTAGTATCAAACGCATGTGGAATCCCATTGCTTATGCCTTGGGATTTATTGATTGCGAAAATATTTCTGCCCGTTGTATGTTGACAATTTTTCAGTTTTTTGCAGTCAGAACTGAAGCTTCCATACTGCGGATGCTGGAAGGTTCTCCTGATGAGTACCTGCATAAGCCGATATTGCAATATTTGGAAGCTAGAGGCGTTAAAATTTACACTCGTCGGCAAGTGCGGGAAATTCAGTTTACATCAAACGAACAAACCCGTGTAACTGGTATCGTAGTCGCTCAAGGTGACACAGCAGAAATTATCACTGCTGATGCTTACGTCTGTGCCTGCGATGTGCCAGGAATTCAGCGCGTTTTACCCCAAGAGTGGCGTAAGTGGTCAGAATTTGATAACATTTACCATCTGGAGGCAGTGCCAGTCGCCACAGTGCAACTGCGATTCGATGGTTGGGTGACGGAACTGCAAGATCAAGAAAAACGCAAGCAGCTAAATCATGCGGTAGGGATAGATAATTTGTTGTATACTGCCGATGCGGACTTTTCTTGTTTTGCGGATTTAGCTTTGACAAGCCCTAGCGATTATTATCGCTCAGGACAAGGTTCTTTATTACAGTTAGTGCTGACACCGGGAGATCCGTTTATTAAACAAAGTAATGAAGCGATCGCTCAACATGTCCTCAAGCAAGTGCATGAACTGTTTCCCTCATCACGGGAACTAAATATGACTTGGTACAGCGTGGTGAAACTGGCTCAGTCTCTCTACCGAGAAGCACCGGGAATGGATGTGTACCGTCCCAACCAAAAGACACCAGTGCCTAATTTCTTCCTAGCGGGTAGTTATACTCAGCAAGACTACATCGACAGCATGGAAGGCGCAACAATTTCAGGACGGCGTGCAGCAAAGGCGATTTTGGAGACTGTCAAGCAGTAA
- a CDS encoding SRPBCC family protein: MADWLEHSVQVEVEAPIDLVWSLWSDLEQMPQWMKWIDSVKISPDNPEISLWKLQTGGLEFTWKSRILKVIPNQIIQWESIDGLPNQGAIRFYDRQGNSIVKMSISYAIPGFLGKLMDNLFLGRAVESTIQADLERFREYALKVKSN, translated from the coding sequence ATGGCAGATTGGCTAGAACACAGTGTACAGGTAGAAGTAGAAGCTCCTATAGACTTAGTATGGAGCCTCTGGTCTGACTTGGAGCAAATGCCCCAGTGGATGAAATGGATTGATTCAGTGAAAATTTCTCCTGATAATCCCGAAATATCTCTTTGGAAACTTCAGACAGGTGGTTTAGAATTTACCTGGAAATCCCGCATCCTGAAAGTTATCCCCAACCAAATTATTCAGTGGGAATCAATTGATGGTTTGCCAAATCAGGGAGCCATTCGCTTTTATGATCGCCAGGGTAATAGCATCGTCAAAATGAGCATTTCCTATGCCATTCCCGGTTTTCTCGGCAAACTCATGGATAACTTATTTTTAGGACGGGCGGTTGAATCGACGATTCAAGCTGATTTGGAAAGGTTTAGAGAATACGCTTTAAAGGTTAAATCTAATTAA
- a CDS encoding ABC transporter permease, whose product MSVTPKSDIKWQPATSPQVNADAADNFFGELVQETLALTRRLFIQLQRRPSTLVAGIIQPVMWLVLFGALFQNAPKGLFGSTTNYGQFLAAGVIVFTAFAGALNAGLPVMFDREFGFLNRLLVAPLASRFSIVFASAIFIISQSLLQAAVIVGAAAFLGAGLPDAAGLGAIALIVFLLALGVTAISLGLAFALPGHIELIAVIFVTNLPLLFASTALAPLSFMPKWLQVIATLNPLSYAIEPIRYLYLHNNWGLSSVVMQAPWGNVTFGGALLVLFGFAIVALLSIQPQLRRTLA is encoded by the coding sequence ATGAGTGTTACTCCTAAATCTGATATAAAATGGCAGCCTGCAACATCACCCCAAGTAAATGCTGATGCTGCTGACAATTTTTTTGGTGAATTGGTACAAGAGACGTTGGCTTTGACTCGTCGCTTATTTATTCAGTTGCAACGCCGCCCCTCAACTTTAGTTGCAGGAATCATTCAACCTGTAATGTGGTTGGTGCTATTTGGCGCTTTATTTCAAAATGCCCCCAAGGGTTTGTTTGGTAGTACGACAAATTACGGTCAGTTTTTGGCTGCGGGTGTAATTGTATTTACAGCCTTTGCTGGGGCGTTGAATGCCGGTTTGCCTGTAATGTTTGACCGAGAGTTCGGCTTTTTGAATCGGTTGCTAGTAGCACCTTTAGCATCAAGGTTTTCAATTGTCTTTGCATCGGCAATCTTCATTATCAGCCAAAGTCTGTTGCAAGCAGCCGTGATTGTTGGAGCAGCAGCGTTTTTAGGCGCTGGGCTACCAGATGCAGCTGGCTTAGGTGCGATCGCCTTGATTGTCTTTCTCCTGGCTTTGGGTGTGACTGCTATCTCCCTCGGTTTAGCTTTTGCCTTACCTGGACACATTGAACTAATCGCAGTAATTTTTGTCACTAACTTGCCGTTATTGTTTGCTAGTACTGCTTTGGCACCTTTATCCTTTATGCCCAAGTGGTTGCAGGTGATAGCTACCCTCAATCCTCTCAGCTACGCCATTGAGCCAATTCGTTATCTCTATCTCCACAACAATTGGGGACTGAGTAGTGTAGTCATGCAAGCTCCTTGGGGTAATGTTACATTTGGTGGAGCATTGCTGGTGTTGTTTGGCTTTGCTATTGTCGCTTTGCTGAGCATTCAACCCCAATTGCGGCGGACTCTTGCTTAA
- the cobQ gene encoding cobyric acid synthase CobQ codes for MKSIMVVGTTSHAGKSLITTAICRILSRRGWRVAPFKGQNMALNAYVTASGGEIGYAQAVQAWAAGVVPWVEMNPILLKPQGDMTSQVIIKGRPVGKVNAAEYYEQYFELGWRTIEESLQHLGTEFDLVVCEGAGSPAEINLKHRDLTNMRVAKYLNAPTMLVVDIDRGGAFAHVVGTLELLEPEERELIKGIVINKFRGQRSLLEPGIKWLEARVGIPVVGVIPYFQETFPAEDSLDLLDRNSHKTQADLNIAVIRLPRIANFTDFDPLESEPTVSVKYLSPKQDLGHPDAVIIPGTKTTIADLLLLQRSGMAEAIQHYAASGGTVLGICGGFQMLGQIIADPEGIEGQAGRFQGLNLLPLRTVITGQKIARQRQVTSNYPQMGLPVNGFEIHQGRSRVEQQGDSQAYQPLFDDVNLGLVDSCQSVWGSYLHGLFDNGPWRRAWLNRLRQQRGLKSLPTGVANYREQREQLLDSLATEVENHLDLTPFLP; via the coding sequence ATGAAATCAATTATGGTAGTGGGGACAACATCCCATGCTGGGAAATCACTGATAACTACAGCTATTTGTCGGATTTTGTCCCGACGTGGTTGGCGAGTGGCTCCCTTTAAAGGTCAAAATATGGCTTTAAATGCTTATGTCACTGCCAGTGGGGGAGAAATTGGCTATGCTCAAGCAGTACAAGCTTGGGCCGCAGGAGTTGTACCTTGGGTAGAAATGAATCCGATTTTACTCAAACCCCAAGGGGATATGACTTCCCAGGTAATTATCAAAGGTAGACCCGTAGGCAAAGTCAACGCTGCAGAATACTACGAGCAATATTTTGAACTGGGTTGGCGAACAATTGAAGAATCGTTACAGCACTTAGGTACAGAATTTGATTTAGTAGTTTGTGAAGGTGCCGGTAGTCCGGCTGAGATTAACCTCAAGCACCGCGATTTAACTAATATGCGGGTAGCGAAATATTTAAATGCACCAACTATGTTAGTAGTTGATATTGACCGGGGTGGTGCTTTTGCTCATGTAGTTGGTACTCTGGAGCTACTAGAACCAGAAGAACGCGAACTAATTAAAGGTATCGTAATTAACAAGTTCCGAGGACAGCGATCGCTCTTAGAACCAGGGATAAAATGGTTAGAAGCACGTGTTGGTATCCCTGTTGTTGGTGTTATTCCTTATTTTCAAGAAACCTTTCCAGCAGAAGACTCCCTAGACCTGCTAGACCGTAATTCACACAAAACTCAAGCTGACCTCAACATTGCTGTTATCCGCTTACCGAGAATTGCTAACTTTACCGACTTTGACCCCTTAGAGTCAGAACCTACAGTTTCCGTAAAATATCTCAGTCCGAAGCAAGATTTGGGACATCCTGATGCCGTGATTATCCCAGGCACAAAAACCACAATTGCCGACTTGCTATTGCTGCAAAGAAGTGGTATGGCAGAAGCGATACAACACTATGCTGCTTCTGGTGGCACAGTTTTGGGCATCTGCGGCGGCTTTCAAATGCTGGGGCAAATCATCGCCGATCCAGAGGGGATAGAAGGGCAAGCTGGCAGATTTCAAGGCTTGAATCTCTTACCCCTGAGAACTGTAATTACAGGTCAGAAAATCGCCCGTCAGCGCCAAGTTACCTCCAATTACCCACAAATGGGCTTACCGGTAAATGGCTTTGAAATCCACCAAGGGCGATCGCGTGTAGAACAACAAGGTGATAGCCAAGCATATCAACCGCTATTCGATGATGTTAATTTAGGATTAGTGGATAGCTGTCAATCAGTCTGGGGCAGTTATCTCCACGGGCTTTTTGACAATGGCCCTTGGCGACGTGCTTGGTTAAATCGCCTGCGTCAACAGCGAGGTTTGAAATCCTTGCCCACTGGTGTTGCCAACTACCGAGAACAGCGAGAACAGCTTTTGGATTCCCTCGCTACTGAAGTCGAAAACCATTTAGACTTAACACCCTTTTTGCCCTAG
- a CDS encoding iron-sulfur cluster assembly accessory protein, producing MTQATQPQQRGILLSEAALRQVKSLQDKQGIDLCLRVGVRQGGCSGMSYMMDFEDTSKITPQDEVFDYDGFKIVSDRKSLLYLYGLMLDYSDAMIGGGFQFTNPNAAQTCGCGKSFGV from the coding sequence ATGACACAAGCAACTCAACCTCAACAACGCGGAATTCTGTTGAGCGAAGCAGCTTTACGCCAAGTAAAATCACTGCAAGACAAGCAAGGCATAGATTTATGTTTACGAGTAGGAGTACGGCAAGGTGGCTGCTCTGGCATGTCTTACATGATGGACTTTGAGGATACCAGCAAGATCACCCCCCAGGATGAAGTTTTTGACTATGATGGCTTCAAAATCGTTAGCGATCGCAAAAGCTTACTCTATCTCTATGGCTTGATGCTCGATTATAGCGATGCCATGATTGGCGGCGGCTTCCAATTCACCAACCCCAACGCCGCCCAAACCTGTGGTTGCGGCAAGTCATTTGGGGTATAG
- a CDS encoding TIGR01777 family oxidoreductase, which yields MKLAITGATGFVGSRLVERLHKEGHRVLVLTRNTAFAQKIFPPHAYPNVEIVAYTPTVSGSWQDAIALCDGVVNLAGEPIAEKRWTPEHKQEILNSRQLGTQKIVEAIAKANPRPTVLVNASAIGYYGISETASFDETSLPGNDFLAQVCQAWEAEATKVKDVGVRLVILRFGIVLGLGGALGKMITPFKLFAGGPIGSGRQWFSWIHVDDLVNLIVQALTKPEIEGVYNATAPNPVRMAELSQTMGQVMNRPSWLPVPSFALEALLGDGAIVVLEGQRVLPKRTLAAGFQYQYANLQPALKEILN from the coding sequence ATGAAATTAGCAATTACTGGAGCAACAGGATTTGTGGGTAGCCGTTTGGTAGAACGACTCCACAAGGAAGGTCATAGGGTGTTGGTGTTAACCCGTAACACCGCTTTTGCTCAAAAAATTTTTCCACCTCACGCTTATCCTAATGTAGAAATTGTTGCCTATACACCGACTGTATCTGGTTCTTGGCAAGATGCGATCGCTCTTTGTGATGGTGTAGTTAACTTAGCAGGAGAACCCATCGCTGAAAAACGCTGGACACCAGAACACAAACAGGAAATCCTCAATAGTCGTCAGTTAGGTACACAGAAAATAGTTGAAGCCATAGCTAAAGCTAATCCTAGACCAACTGTCTTAGTCAACGCTTCAGCTATTGGTTATTACGGTATTAGTGAAACTGCTAGCTTTGATGAAACCAGTTTACCAGGGAACGATTTTCTTGCTCAAGTCTGCCAAGCCTGGGAAGCAGAAGCCACAAAGGTCAAAGATGTCGGTGTGCGGTTGGTAATTCTGCGTTTTGGGATTGTCTTAGGCTTAGGTGGTGCATTGGGCAAAATGATTACACCTTTTAAACTCTTCGCTGGTGGCCCGATTGGTAGTGGGCGGCAATGGTTTTCTTGGATTCACGTAGATGACTTAGTTAACCTAATTGTGCAAGCTTTAACCAAACCAGAAATCGAAGGCGTATATAATGCTACTGCACCAAACCCTGTCCGGATGGCAGAATTAAGCCAAACTATGGGGCAAGTGATGAATCGCCCCTCCTGGTTACCTGTTCCTAGTTTTGCTCTAGAAGCCCTATTAGGAGATGGAGCAATAGTGGTTTTAGAAGGTCAACGAGTTTTGCCCAAGCGCACCTTAGCAGCAGGCTTTCAGTACCAATATGCTAATTTACAGCCAGCACTGAAAGAAATACTTAATTAG
- a CDS encoding 2Fe-2S iron-sulfur cluster binding domain-containing protein yields MSVRVRFLPDDITVDAEVGEALLDVAQRAGVFIPTGCLMGSCHACTVELEDGDIIRACISAVPPQREKFTVNLFSDPNW; encoded by the coding sequence ATGAGTGTTCGCGTCCGCTTTTTACCAGATGATATCACCGTTGATGCCGAAGTGGGAGAAGCCCTGTTAGATGTAGCACAAAGGGCTGGAGTGTTTATTCCCACTGGCTGTCTCATGGGTTCTTGTCACGCTTGCACAGTGGAACTTGAAGATGGTGATATTATCCGCGCTTGTATTTCAGCTGTGCCACCACAACGCGAGAAATTTACTGTAAATCTCTTTAGTGACCCTAATTGGTAA